The genomic stretch GCTGTTCCTGGCGCTGGCCCTTCGAGGCCGCGGCACGGTGGCGTACCGGACACAGCCTTTGCCCCAGGCACTGGCGCATGCCGAGCGCGCCCTGGACGCGCTGGAGTCCCTGCGCCAGACGCAGAGTGATGCGTTCAGCCAGGCGGAGCTCTTCGCGACGTGGGCCCGCGACTACCACCGGCTCGCGGGCTGGACATTGGAGGCTGGCGGGGCGACGGGCAAACCCGCCACGCTTCCCTTCAGGGAGGCTGTGTCGCGGGCCTTCGCCGTGAGCGAACGGCTCCGGGCGAGGACGCTGCTCGATGCCCTGGTCGCCTTCCGAGCACGCGCGGACTCCGGGGACACGCCCGAGCGCCGGGCGCAGCGAAGCGAGGTGCAATCGCGGCTGGTGGCGGTCCAACGCCAGCTCTTGGACCCGTCGCTTGCGAGCGCTGGACGCGAGGCGGCCCTGAATGAACTCCAGGAGCTGGAGCGCCGCGAGCGGGACCTGCGCCCAGCGCCTCGCCACGGTGTGCGGGAGTTCGCCTCCCTGGCGTCCGTGGAGAATGGGCTGAGGGAGGACGAAGCGCTGCTGGTCTTCCTCGTGGGGGACGACGAGGACCTCTCCGGAACGTCGGCGGGTGGTGCGTGGTTGTTCGTGGTGACACGGGGGCGAACCCACGTCCATCGCATCCCCGAGCGCACGCGGCTCGCTGCGGCGGCCACGCTGTTCTCCGGGCTCGTCGAGCGCAGGGATGACTCCGAGCGCGGCGCGGCGGTGGCGCTTCATGCGCAGCTGCTCGGCCCGGCGCTCGCGGGGCTGCCACCCACGGTTCGGCGGCTGCTGTTGGTTCCGGACGGACCGCTGCATGACCTGCCCTTCGCCGCGCTGCGGGAGCGTCGGGATGGGCCACCACTGGTCGCACGCTACGAACTGGCCCTGGTGCCCTCGGCGAGCTTGTGGCGGCACTGGCACGGGGAGGCCCCATTCACGCCTGTCGGTGAGGCGCTGGTGCTGGCGGACCCTGAGTGGGGCCTGGGACATGGTGTGTCGCGGCCGGCGGCGCGCTCTCGGGCTGGGATCTTCGACGAGGCCGCGCAGCTCGGCGCGCTGCCCGAGGCTCGTCGCGAAGGGCTCGGGGTGGAGCGGGAGCTGCGAGACACCCGCGTCGTCCCCCGGCTGCTGGTGGGCACGGAAGCCTCTGAGCGCGCGCTCAAGAGCGCGGACCTGTCGCTGGTCCGGGTGCTGCACATGGCGGCGCACGCCGTGGTGGACGCCGAATCGCCGGAGCGCTCCGCGCTCGTGCTCGCCCCCGGCGCGGAGGACGAGGACGGCATTCTTCAGCCGCGCGAAATCATCCGGCTGCGTCTCGATGGCGCGCTGGTGGTGCTGTCCGCGTGCCGCAGCGCCTCGGGAGCGGTGCTGCCGGGAGAGGGCGTGCTGAGCCTCGCGCGGGCCTTCTTCGAGGCGGGCTCGAGCGCGGTGGTGGCCAGCTTGTGGCCGTTGCGCGACGCGGAAGCGGCGGACCTGGTGGAGCATTTCTACCGGCACCTGGCTACGGGCTTGAGTGTCTCCGCGGCGCTGCGGGCCGCACAGCTCGAGGCCATCGACGCGGGTCTTCCACCTGCGGCCTGGGCAGGGCTGGTCGTGCTCGGCGACGCCGCGCTGGTGGCCGCCGCGCCTCGCGAGGATGGTGCGCCCATGTTGTCTGGACTGGCGGGGGCGCTTGTCATTGCCGCGGCGCTTCTCGGGCTCCTGGCGTTGCGGCGCTGGGGCCGTTCAAGCTCCGAACGTTCCAAGCCAGTGAGGCGCGCGGGAGATGCCCGAGGTCTCCGATTCAGAGGTCGATGAGTTCGCTGGCCGCCTTCTTCACATGCGCGCCGACGACGAAGCACGGGACCGACGTCGAGGCGTCACTCCTTGCGCGGCCCCATCAGCCGCCACGCGAGAGGCAGCAGCACGGCCGCGATGGCGGCCTTCAGGAGCCCTCCAGGAAGGAAGGGCGTGAAGCCGACGCCAAGGGCCTTGGCCACGCCGAGCCGGGCGGACAGGACAAGCCAGGGCAGGCCGACGGCGAAGACGGCCAACTGCCCCACGGCAAAGAGCGGCAGCGCGGTCCACGGCCGCCGGTCGAATCCACGCTGCGCCGCCAGCCCCACCAGGAAGGCGGCTGGAACGAAGCCGATCAGGTAGCCACCGGTTGCCCCCAGGATGCGTTCCAGGCCGCTGGCGCCCTCCGCGAAGAACGGCAGGCCCACCGCGCCCATCAGGAGGTACAGGAACTGCGCGGCCATGCCTCGCACGGGGCCGAGCGCGGCGGCAGCGACGATGACGCCCAGTGACTGTCCCGTGATGGGGACGGGCGAGCCCGGGACCGAAATGGAGACTTGCGCGAGCCCCGCCGTGAGCAGCGCGCCGCCGAGCACGA from Myxococcus xanthus encodes the following:
- a CDS encoding biotin transporter BioY, with the protein product MALVLGGALLTAGLAQVSISVPGSPVPITGQSLGVIVAAAALGPVRGMAAQFLYLLMGAVGLPFFAEGASGLERILGATGGYLIGFVPAAFLVGLAAQRGFDRRPWTALPLFAVGQLAVFAVGLPWLVLSARLGVAKALGVGFTPFLPGGLLKAAIAAVLLPLAWRLMGPRKE
- a CDS encoding CHAT domain-containing protein, whose product is MGVILSVCPALAFSAAPSHPQPPSLESCRERFASQPEGRDAAMCFYQCAQVTSARDAVVRELTALMERHPDHGWLPLVLGHVGMLSSGKEAEGPYRRAAQTFRRLQDAEGEVLAAINLRAILLAQGRTEEAWDWTRRVVEVASASGRPELHARALIVEASQLYEVALDLGRAFRVLKRAEPLVFPDGAEGLKKQYLSVMSTVSERLGRLEEASDVNARLVELTRSTGDLFLEAHARFTLANVALRRLERDHVPADRARALELARQAMAAAERAGNPTLVARAVRLTADLLGDTPEEHREADALLERCMALAESLDSDERRLACLWTRAERRAGVDPAGAIQDSEASLRLASEGNDPLFLALALRGRGTVAYRTQPLPQALAHAERALDALESLRQTQSDAFSQAELFATWARDYHRLAGWTLEAGGATGKPATLPFREAVSRAFAVSERLRARTLLDALVAFRARADSGDTPERRAQRSEVQSRLVAVQRQLLDPSLASAGREAALNELQELERRERDLRPAPRHGVREFASLASVENGLREDEALLVFLVGDDEDLSGTSAGGAWLFVVTRGRTHVHRIPERTRLAAAATLFSGLVERRDDSERGAAVALHAQLLGPALAGLPPTVRRLLLVPDGPLHDLPFAALRERRDGPPLVARYELALVPSASLWRHWHGEAPFTPVGEALVLADPEWGLGHGVSRPAARSRAGIFDEAAQLGALPEARREGLGVERELRDTRVVPRLLVGTEASERALKSADLSLVRVLHMAAHAVVDAESPERSALVLAPGAEDEDGILQPREIIRLRLDGALVVLSACRSASGAVLPGEGVLSLARAFFEAGSSAVVASLWPLRDAEAADLVEHFYRHLATGLSVSAALRAAQLEAIDAGLPPAAWAGLVVLGDAALVAAAPREDGAPMLSGLAGALVIAAALLGLLALRRWGRSSSERSKPVRRAGDARGLRFRGR